Proteins encoded in a region of the Nocardia asteroides genome:
- a CDS encoding YdcF family protein has product MSVTMVPTARTAARVLLGALAVTAALTHLPYASAEGSGSSATPSALGPLGTAPSPPPTVRGPVTAIVVLGYGLLPDGGMRPELVDRLHAGYLQALLAPFSPIIVTGGNARNGVTEARAMADWLIARAIPAARIHLEPEAGTTVQNAAHSATIMRAIGARDAVVITSADHVDRAVDTFHDAGVDVVGTVTPEQMPVRIWRFGPLA; this is encoded by the coding sequence ATGTCCGTCACCATGGTTCCCACCGCCCGCACCGCGGCTCGCGTCTTGCTGGGCGCGCTCGCGGTCACCGCCGCGCTGACCCACCTCCCGTACGCCTCGGCGGAGGGCTCGGGCTCCTCCGCCACCCCTTCGGCCCTGGGCCCGCTCGGCACGGCGCCGTCGCCTCCGCCGACGGTGCGCGGGCCCGTGACCGCCATCGTCGTGCTCGGCTACGGACTGCTGCCCGACGGCGGCATGCGCCCGGAGTTGGTCGACCGTCTGCACGCCGGCTACCTGCAGGCCCTGCTGGCGCCCTTCTCGCCGATCATCGTGACCGGCGGCAACGCGCGCAACGGCGTCACCGAGGCACGGGCCATGGCCGACTGGCTGATCGCCCGCGCCATCCCGGCCGCCCGGATCCATCTCGAACCGGAGGCGGGCACGACCGTGCAGAACGCCGCGCACTCGGCCACGATCATGCGCGCGATCGGCGCACGCGACGCCGTGGTGATCACCTCCGCCGACCACGTCGACCGGGCGGTGGACACCTTCCACGACGCCGGAGTGGACGTCGTCGGCACCGTCACTCCCGAGCAGATGCCTGTCCGGATCTGGCGGTTCGGCCCGCTCGCCTGA
- a CDS encoding MaoC family dehydratase N-terminal domain-containing protein, with protein MNDTAVNAADQARSLVDHRYRSTLRYEVEREKIREFARAVQDSHPAHRSEAAAAELGFPGLVAPATFSSIILTRVQREILDTLITGYDPTRILHADQVFDFGRPLVAGDRLTCDIYFESFRHFGDYDVLAIKSVLIDQHGAVVQTGSSALLARVGARHPGLADAVRKIAMGQGDPGTPRPARGNAVVPAAADYLSPTPTRREPRSCVDFAGLSVGSELPVRTMRLSRGDLVNYAGVTGEANPVLFDERIAVASGLPTVVAPGMLKLGLATSFLSSWLGDPAAITRFRAQFAHNTHYLRIPPLGAGTIHFRGRVTSIDPRRRRATLAVDARADGRKLFGYAAAEVLFA; from the coding sequence ATGAACGACACCGCGGTGAACGCGGCCGATCAAGCCAGATCCCTGGTCGACCATCGTTACCGTTCCACCCTGCGCTACGAGGTCGAACGGGAAAAGATTCGCGAATTCGCCCGAGCCGTCCAGGATTCGCATCCCGCGCATCGCAGCGAGGCCGCCGCTGCCGAGCTCGGATTTCCCGGACTCGTCGCGCCCGCGACGTTCAGTTCGATAATTCTCACCAGGGTGCAGCGCGAAATTCTGGACACGCTGATCACCGGCTACGATCCGACCCGGATTCTGCACGCGGACCAGGTTTTCGACTTCGGCAGGCCGCTGGTGGCAGGCGACCGCCTGACCTGTGACATCTATTTCGAATCGTTCCGGCACTTCGGCGACTACGACGTCCTCGCGATCAAGAGCGTGCTCATCGACCAGCACGGCGCCGTCGTGCAGACCGGCTCGAGCGCGCTGCTCGCACGCGTCGGCGCACGTCATCCGGGATTGGCCGACGCCGTGCGCAAAATCGCCATGGGACAGGGAGATCCGGGCACACCGCGACCGGCGCGAGGCAACGCCGTCGTTCCGGCCGCCGCCGACTATCTCTCGCCGACGCCCACGCGCCGGGAACCGCGGTCATGCGTCGATTTCGCAGGCCTCTCGGTGGGCTCCGAATTGCCCGTCCGCACCATGCGCCTGTCCCGTGGAGACCTGGTCAACTATGCCGGAGTGACCGGCGAAGCCAATCCCGTGCTGTTCGACGAGCGAATCGCCGTCGCCAGCGGCCTGCCGACCGTGGTCGCGCCGGGCATGCTGAAACTCGGCCTGGCCACCTCGTTCCTGAGTTCCTGGCTCGGCGACCCCGCGGCGATCACCCGTTTCCGCGCGCAGTTCGCGCACAACACGCACTATCTGCGCATACCACCGTTGGGAGCCGGGACGATCCACTTCCGCGGCCGGGTCACCTCGATCGATCCGCGCAGGCGACGGGCCACCCTCGCGGTCGACGCGCGCGCCGACGGGCGCAAGCTGTTCGGCTACGCCGCCGCCGAAGTGCTCTTCGCGTGA
- a CDS encoding LLM class flavin-dependent oxidoreductase, giving the protein MTSVLSSVRFSVLDRSRVRRGQSHPDALRETVDFARLAEEWGYHRFWVSEHHSVPGVAGSAPTVLAAAAAAATSRIRIGTGGVMLPNHQPLVVAEQFGVLESLYPGRIDMGLGRSVGFTDGVRRALGHDKGDAEDFDTRLAELLAYFTEGRQGVHAWPAEGLRVPAFLLATGSGAERAARFGLPLVIAAVGGEDHMVEAIERYRAEFRPALPGARPYVMVSGSIVIADTTAQARRLLLPEAWSAAYARTRGEFPPLTPPSEIEARTMTDRERCLFEDGLRGHLYGTEDSVADQLEQLVSRTGADEILVHTSTYDRAARLASHRRLALLTGLSRRRAGAPDRADARSGTAA; this is encoded by the coding sequence ATGACCTCGGTGCTGTCCTCCGTCCGGTTCTCCGTTCTCGATCGCTCGCGCGTCCGGCGCGGCCAGAGCCATCCGGACGCGCTACGCGAGACCGTCGACTTCGCGCGGCTCGCCGAGGAGTGGGGTTATCACCGATTCTGGGTCTCCGAGCACCACAGCGTGCCGGGCGTGGCAGGTTCGGCGCCGACCGTGCTCGCGGCCGCTGCCGCGGCCGCGACCTCCCGTATCCGGATCGGCACCGGCGGGGTGATGCTGCCCAACCATCAGCCACTGGTGGTTGCCGAACAGTTCGGCGTGCTCGAATCGCTCTATCCGGGGCGCATCGACATGGGCTTGGGCCGCTCGGTCGGGTTCACCGACGGCGTGCGGCGTGCGCTCGGGCACGACAAGGGTGACGCGGAAGACTTCGACACCCGGCTGGCCGAACTGCTGGCGTATTTCACCGAGGGCAGGCAGGGCGTGCACGCCTGGCCCGCCGAGGGGCTGCGGGTCCCGGCCTTCCTGCTGGCGACCGGGTCCGGCGCCGAGCGCGCGGCGCGATTCGGGTTGCCGCTGGTGATCGCCGCGGTCGGCGGCGAAGATCACATGGTCGAGGCCATCGAGCGCTATCGCGCCGAGTTCCGCCCCGCCTTACCGGGCGCGCGACCGTACGTGATGGTCTCCGGATCGATCGTCATCGCCGACACCACCGCGCAGGCGCGTCGGTTGTTGCTGCCGGAGGCGTGGTCGGCCGCGTACGCGCGCACCCGCGGTGAGTTCCCGCCTCTGACACCGCCCTCGGAGATCGAGGCACGCACCATGACCGATCGCGAACGCTGCCTCTTCGAGGACGGGCTGCGCGGCCATCTGTACGGCACCGAAGACTCGGTCGCCGACCAACTGGAACAGTTGGTGAGCAGGACCGGCGCCGACGAAATCCTCGTACACACCAGTACTTACGATCGCGCTGCCCGGCTGGCGTCCCATCGCCGCCTGGCGCTGCTCACCGGCCTGTCGCGTCGTCGGGCGGGCGCCCCCGATCGAGCTGATGCGCGATCCGGCACCGCTGCCTGA